The following are encoded in a window of Trichocoleus sp. genomic DNA:
- the rpsS gene encoding 30S ribosomal protein S19, with product MSRSLKKGPFVADHLLKKVENLNAKGEKQVIKTWSRASTILPQMIGHTIAVHNGRQHVPVYVTEQMVGHKLGEFAPTRTFRGHAKSDKKARR from the coding sequence ATGTCTCGCTCTCTCAAAAAAGGTCCGTTTGTTGCGGATCATCTACTTAAGAAAGTTGAAAACCTGAACGCCAAAGGCGAGAAGCAGGTAATTAAAACTTGGTCTAGGGCTTCAACCATCCTCCCGCAAATGATTGGGCATACGATCGCTGTCCATAATGGACGACAACATGTTCCTGTCTATGTAACAGAGCAAATGGTTGGTCACAAGCTTGGTGAATTTGCACCAACTCGAACCTTCCGAGGTCATGCCAAGAGCGATAAGAAAGCGCGTCGATAA
- the rplB gene encoding 50S ribosomal protein L2, whose protein sequence is MGIRNYRPYTPGTRERSVLDFAEITKTEPEKSLTVSVHRKKGRNNRGVVTCRHRGGGHKRLYRIIDFRRDKRNIPAKVAAIEYDPNRNARIALLHYQDGEKRYIIHPANLQVGATVLAGSEAPFEIGNALPLGNMPLGTIVHNVELVPGKGGQIVRAAGTGAQVVAKEGNFVTLRLPSTEVRLVRRECYATIGQVGNADARNISLGKAGRKRWKGRRPEVRGSVMNPVDHPHGGGEGRAPIGRSGPVTPWGKPALGAKTRKKKKLSNALIVRRRRRTSKRGRGGRES, encoded by the coding sequence ATGGGTATTAGAAACTACCGACCTTACACCCCCGGCACCCGTGAGCGGTCGGTTCTAGATTTTGCAGAAATTACGAAGACTGAGCCGGAAAAGTCACTGACTGTATCGGTTCATCGAAAAAAAGGTCGCAACAATCGGGGTGTAGTCACTTGTCGCCACCGGGGAGGTGGACATAAGCGGCTTTATCGGATTATCGATTTTCGTCGCGATAAGCGAAATATTCCTGCAAAGGTCGCAGCGATTGAATACGATCCCAACCGGAACGCTCGGATTGCGCTACTTCACTATCAAGATGGTGAGAAGCGTTATATCATTCACCCCGCGAACCTGCAAGTCGGCGCAACTGTCTTGGCTGGATCTGAGGCTCCTTTCGAGATTGGTAATGCTCTACCCTTGGGGAACATGCCTCTAGGTACGATCGTTCACAATGTTGAACTCGTTCCTGGTAAAGGGGGGCAGATTGTTCGAGCCGCCGGAACTGGTGCTCAGGTTGTGGCAAAAGAAGGAAATTTTGTCACTCTGCGACTTCCTTCAACCGAAGTACGGTTAGTTCGCCGTGAATGCTACGCCACGATCGGGCAAGTTGGCAACGCAGATGCCAGAAACATTAGCCTTGGCAAGGCTGGTCGGAAGCGTTGGAAAGGACGTAGACCAGAGGTGCGAGGCAGCGTGATGAACCCGGTAGATCACCCACATGGTGGTGGTGAGGGACGAGCACCAATTGGTCGCTCTGGTCCTGTAACTCCTTGGGGTAAGCCAGCTCTGGGTGCTAAGACTCGTAAGAAGAAGAAGTTGAGCAATGCCTTGATCGTTCGTCGTCGTCGTCGTACATCGAAGCGGGGTAGAGGCGGACGGGAGTCATAA
- a CDS encoding 50S ribosomal protein L23, whose translation MDARSLPDLVRRPLITEKATRLLEDNKYVFEVDPRATKTQIKAAIEELFNVKVVKVNTMNPPEKSRRVGRFMGNRPHYKRAIITLAGDDSITLFPEV comes from the coding sequence ATTGATGCTCGTTCACTCCCAGACTTGGTACGTCGTCCCTTAATCACTGAGAAGGCAACCCGTCTTCTAGAAGACAATAAATATGTCTTTGAGGTTGATCCCAGAGCAACCAAGACACAGATCAAGGCAGCGATCGAAGAGTTGTTCAATGTCAAGGTGGTCAAAGTAAATACGATGAATCCACCTGAGAAATCGCGTCGTGTTGGTCGATTTATGGGAAACCGTCCTCACTATAAGCGGGCGATTATCACACTTGCAGGCGACGATTCCATCACGCTATTCCCCGAAGTCTAA